Part of the Leucobacter insecticola genome is shown below.
TACACCAAGGTCGGCCCCGACGTGCTGCGGATCCTGTACCACTCCGACGGCATCGTGCCTGCGCCGTCGGGGTATTTCGCGAACCACGCGCAACTGCGCGACCCCGAGCTCGACGCGATCCTCGATCAGGCCTCGGCGACCCTCGACGAGACGAAGCGCGCAGAGCTCTACGCCGACGCCCAACAGCGCATCATGGAGAGCTTCACCGTGCTGCCGCTCTACGACCAGCAGAACCACTTCCTCGTGAAGGGCGCCACCGGCGTCACCACGCTCGGCACCGTCGCGACCCCCACGTTCATCAACGCCAAACTCGGGGATTCATAGGAGTGAGAACGGCCCTGGCGCGACTGTGCCGGCTCCTGCTGCCGCGGCTCGGCTCGGCGGTGTTGGTGGTGTGGATCACCGCCACCGTCGTATTCGTCGCGCTGCGGGCCTCCGGCGACCCGCTCGAGGCGATCCTCGGCGGGCCGGGGTCACAAGCGGGCCCAGAGGCCACCCAGCGGGCCACCGAGGCATACGGTCTCGACCAACCGCTGATCATGCAGTATCTGGCCCAGCTGTGGCGGATCGCCACCCTGCAGTTCGGGGACTCATACGCGCGCAAGCAGCCGGTCGCGGATCTGCTCGCGGAAAACCTCGCGCCGACCATCCTGATCGCGACGCTTGCGCTCCTGCTCGCCTGGGCGCTCGCCGTGGCGGGTCTACTCCTCGCTGCGACGGCCCGCGGACGCCTCGGGGGCCTCGTGCGGGCTGGGCTCGCCGGAATTGAAACGGTGGCGAGCGTGGTGCCGCAGTTTTTCTTGGGGGCGGTGCTGATCCTGGTGTTCGCGAACGGGCTGGGGTGGTTTCCGGTGACAAGCACGGGATCCAGCCCCGCCGGGCTCGTCCTCCCCGTCGTGACGCTGGCGGTTCCGATCGCCGGGTATCTCGCGCATGTGCTCCACGGATCTCTCGCCGAGGCCGATGCAGCCCCGTTCGCGACGACGGCCAGGTCGCGCGGGGCTTCCGAAACTCGGGTGTTCTTTCGCCACACACTGCGCCACGCGGCGCTCCCCGGGGTGGCACTGTCTGGCTGGGCGTACGGCTCGCTCCTGAGCGGTGCCGTGGTGGTCGAAGCGCTGTTTGCGCGGCCGGGCCTCGGGCGGCTCCTCCTCGAAGCGGCGAGCGTGCGCGATGTGCCGGTGGTGGTCGGCGTGGTCACGGTGATCGCGCTGCTCTACGTTGCGGTGATGGTGCTCGCTGCGCTGCTGGAACACGTCGTCGATCCGCGGCTCGCGGTTGCCCGCGCCGCACCGGGGGTGGTCGGCGCATGACGACAGCGCCCAACAAACGGCTTGGCTGGTCCGGGATCACGGCGCTCGCGATCCTGATCCTGACGCTGCTCGCGGTAGCCGCCCCGCGCCTTATCGCCCCCGGTGACCCGCTCGCGATCCATCCCGCCGACGCACTTCAACCGCCCTCACCCGCGCACCTCTTCGGCACCGACGAGTCCGGCCGGGACCTCTTCACCCGCGTCGTTCACGGCGCGGCGGCCTCGCTCGGGATCGGCCTCGCCGCGACCGCAATCGGAGTCGGGATCGGCGCGATCCTAGGATTCATTGCAGGCCTCGGGCCGCGACTCCTCGACTCGGCGCTCGGCCGGGTGTTTGAGGTGCTGTTCGCCCTCCCCACCCTCGTGATGGCGCTGCTGTTCATCGCCGTGATTGGCGGTGGCCCCGCGGCGTCAACCCTCGCGATTGGCATCGCGACGATCCCTGGCTATGCACGCATGCTGCGGGCACGGGTGCGCGGGATCGCACACAGCGACTATGTGGAGTGGGCCCGGCTTGACGGCGCAAGCCCCTGCGCGTGTTCGCCAGGCACATCGCTCCCAACTCGCTGTGGCCGCTCGTGTCGGCAGCGACACTCGGGGTGGGCCAAGCGATCGTGTGGGTGTCGGCGCTCGGTTTCTTGGGGCTCGGCGCACTGCCGCCATCGCCGGAGTGGGGCGCGATGCTGAACTCGGGCCGCACCTACATCGAGGTCGCCTGGTGGATGACGGTGTTTCCGGGCCTCGCCATCGTCCTAACGGCCGCGGCACTGACGGCGTTGGGGCGCAGGCTCGCCAGAGTGGGAGTCTCATGAGCATTTTGGAGATTCAGGATCTCAGCGTGCACTTCGGCGGCGAAGCGATCCTCGACGGCATCACCCTGAGCGTCAAACCGGGCGAATGTCTGGCGATCGTGGGTGAATCGGGGGCGGGAAAGTCGGTGCTCACTCGCACGCTGCTCGGGCTCACACAGGCCGAGTCGCAGTGGCGGGTCTCCGCGGGCCGCTTCGACGCGACGGGCCGCGACATGCGGGCGGCCTCTCAGCGTGACTGGCGCAGGCTGCGCGGCGCCGAGGTGGGGCTGATCCTGCAGGATGCGCTGCAGTCGCTCGATCCGCTGCGCACCATCGAGGCTGAGGTGGGCGAAGCGCTGGCGGTGCGGGATCGAGGAGCGTTGTGGCGCAATAGCGCCTCCCGGCGGGCGTTGGTACTCGACGCCCTGCAGCGTGCGGGCCTACCGAATGCCGCCGATCACCTGCGGCAGCGATCCGGCGAGCTGTCCGGGGGCATGCGGCAGCGGGCCCTCATCGCCTCGGCGATCGCGGCGAATCCACAGCTCGTCATCGCAGACGAACCCACTACCGCACTCGACCCCGCAACCGCCGCCCGCGTGCTCGACCTCTTCGCCGAGATCCGCGCCTCCGGCACCGCTCTGCTGCTCATCAGCCACGACCTCCGCAGTGTCGCGCGCATCGCCAACCGTATTGCGGTGCTGGATCGGGGCCGGATCGTGGAGCTCGGCGAAGCGACCCAGATCCTGAATCGTCCGCAGCACACCGTCACGCAGCAGCTTCTCGCGGCGTCGCCGTCTGGTCCGAAGCCTGGCCCGACGAGGGCGCCGGGCGAACCGCTCATCACCGTGACGGCCGGGACCCGCAGCTTCGCCCGCGGAAAGGGCGGAAAGGGCGGAAAGGGCGAAACGCGCGCGCTCGACAGCGTCAGCTTTGAGCTTCGTCGGGGCGAGGCAGTGGGGGTCCTGGGCGAATCGGGCGCGGGCAAGACGACCCTCGCACGGGTGCTCGTCGGAGCCGAACGCCTCGACTCAGGGACGGTCTCCCGCGCCGGGGCAAAGGTGCGGCTGATCCCGCAAGATCCGCTCGCAAGCTTTGACCCGAGGTGGCGGGTTGAGCGGATCATTGCCGCGTCCAACCGCCTACCCGACACGACCGTGGCGGAGCTGTTAGCGATGGTCGGCCTCGAACCCGAACTGGCGCGTCGCCGTCCCGCGTCGCTGTCTGGCGGACAACGGCAGCGGGTAGCGATTGCTCGTGCCCTCGCTGCGGATCCCGATGTGCTGGTGTGCGACGAACCGGTGTCGGCGCTCGATATGCGCACCCAGGCGGGGATCCTCGAGCTGCTGCGACGCCTGCAGCGGGAGCGCGGCCTGACGATCGTGTTCGTCTCCCACGATGTTGCGGCGCTGCGCACCGTCTCCGATCGTGTGCTGGTGATGCGCAGCGGCCGGATCATCGAACAGGGCCCCACGGAGGCGGTGTTTGCTGGCACCGCCTGACAACCGCTCAGTGAACCTTCGCGACCTCCGAGCCGATCACGATGCCGGTGCGGAGTTCGGCGAGCACCGCGAGTACGGCTGCGGCGGCCTCAGGATCCGCAACCCGCTCTCGCGCGAGCGAGGATCCCTCCCCCACTTTGATACCGAGATCGTCAGGCCCCAGCACCGCAAACACGTCTTCGTCGGTCACGTCGTCGCCGAGGAACAGCACGGGAGCCGCCGGCAGCGCCTCACGGATCAGTTGCAGCGCGCTTCCCTTGTTGGTGTTACGAACCGAAAATTCGCGCACCTGCTTGCCCTCGCGCATCGTGATCCCGGGCACAGCTCCGAGCTCAACCGCGGCGGCCAGGAGCTCGGCGGCCCGATCCGGCTCGACGACTTCGCGCGTGTGGACCACGATCCCGTATGGCTTCCGTTCAAGCCGCACGCCCAGCTCATCACGGAACACCCGGTCGAAGCGGCGCGAGAGCTTGCTGAGCCGTTCTTCCTCGTCGGGCGTCAGCGATCCCGAATCGGGGCCCACCGCGGCAGCGCCCGCAGCCTCCATCCCGGTAAGCTCCGCTCCGTGGGAAGCCGACAGGATCCAATCGTCGGATTCAAGCCCGGTCACCCGCAGCCCATCAATCGAGCGGCCGGTCAGCAGAATCACCTGCACATCGGGTGACTCCTGCAGCACTTCAAGGGCGTGCCGGGCACGGGGCAGGATCCGGGCATCCTGTGGACGCCCCACGATCGGCGCGAGGGTACCGTCAAAATCGCTCGCGACGATCAGCGTCGGGGCGGTCGCAAGCCGTCTGAGCCTCGCCCGCAACGGACTCGATATAAACACTTCAGCGGGCGGGGGCGCCTCGCCATCATCACTGGCCTGCTCACTCACCACCTGCTTTTCTCGGGTGTCAGCCGCGGCAGCCACCGCCCCCAGATACTGTGTCGCCCAGTGCGCGACATCGTTGTCGTAGACGGCTTTGCGCAGTGACCGCATCCGACGCCGCTGCTCTTCGCGGGGCAGGTGAATCGCTCGGAGCATTGCGGCTTTGAGCGCCTCGATATCGTGCGGGTTAATCAGGAGCGCCGCTCGCAGCTCGTCGGCGGCCCCGGTGAATTCGCTCAGGATCAGGGCCCCGCCCTCATCGGCCCTGCAGGCCACATACTCCTTCGCGACCAGGTTCATGCCGTCTCGCAGTGGCGTCACCACCATCACGTCGGCCGCGAGATACAGTGCCGCCATCTCGTCGCGCGAGTAGCTTTGGTGCAGGTAGACGAGCGGTGAGTGACCGATGGACCCGTGGGCACCGTTAATGTGCCCTGCCGTGACCTCAACTTCTTCGCGCAGTTGCTGATACGCCTCAACCTGTTCGCGGCTTGGGCTCGCAACCTGCACGAGCACGGTGTCGTGGGCGCTGATCTCGCCGTCCTCAAGCAGCTCTTCGAAGGCCTTCAGCCGGTGCCTGATCCCCTTCGTGTAGTCCAGCCGATCCACGCCAAGCAAGATGGTGCGTTCCTGGCCCAGTTCTTCGCGGATCTCCTCAGCACGCCGGCGTATCTCGGGCCGCGACGCAAGTTCCTCAAATCCGCCTGCGTCGATCGAGATCGGGAACTCCTGCGCGAGCACCGAGCGCGCGGCCTGATCCGGGGTCTCGGGCAGCACGATCGTGTTGCCCCGCGCGGGGGCACCCGCGTAGCGCTCGCTGACGTAACGGAAGTTGACAGCATCTTGCACACGCTGAAAGCCGATAACGTCGGCGCCCAACAGCCCTCGCACAATCTGGCGCCGCCAGGGAAGCTGCGCGAAGAGACTCCGTGGCGGGAAGGGGATGTGCAGAAAGAAACCGATGGTGAGGTCGGGGCGAAGATCCCGCAGAATGGCGGGCACCAATTGGAGCTGGTAGTCGTGCACCCAAACCACAGCACCCTCAGCAGCCTCGCGCGCCACCCGCTCAGCGAATCGCAGGTTGACGCGCTGGTACGAGTCCCACCAGGTCCGGTGATAGACCGGCGGGGAGATCACATCGTGGTACAGCGGCCATAGCGTGCCGTTTGAGAAGCCCTCGTAATAGCTCTCGAGCTCTTCGCTTGAGAGCGGGATCGGGGCGAGGCGCATGGATCCGATCTCGAAGGGCTCTACCTCTTCGTCTGCGCTGCCGGCCCAACCCACCCACAAACAGCCGAGTTCGCGCACGATGGGCTCGACCGCGGTCACCAATCCACCTGGCGACGGCGCCCAGTCAGTCTTGCCGTCTTCTCTGACGATCCGGTCCACGGGCAGCCGATTCGAAACCATCACGAGTTCGCGCCCCTTGGCGACCTCACTCAATTCAAACATTCCAACGCTCCCAACGAGTGTTGTGTCCGACGAAACCGAAGAATCGCATTCAGTCTATCTACTCGGATGCTGTGGGGTAACATCGCCAGGATCCTGAACGCCCCAAGGCTTCAAAAGGACAATTCCCCGCAACTCTCGCGAGCTGCGGGGAATCTCACCCTGCGTAAGTTGGGCGCAGAGCCTTAGAGGTCGTGATGTTCACCCTCGGGAGCCGAGACCGCGATCTTCGCGCCCGCAACCCCCACGTCAATCGTGCGGGTCGCGAGGTCGTCGCGCGAGATCTCAACAACCGTCTTGTTCACTGGATCGGTGATGTACACAAAATCATGGCTGAACGCGAGATCCGGCATCACTCCGCCGTGGCCCTCGGGAACTTCCCACGCGTCAATGGCGGCAACCGTTTCTGTAACCTTGCCGGATTTGATATCGAACAGAACCAGGTCACCATTAGTTGTGAGCACAGCGCCGACGTTATCGCCGAGGTCAAGCATTGCACGGAAGGGTGCACCAACGTCGACCGTCTTCGTGCTACCTTCCGCGAGATCAGCGATGAGCACAGTGGTCGCGGGGCCCTGGCCGTAGCGGCCAAAGATCAGTGTGGCATCGGATTCGGCCGGGTGCGCGAACGCACCGACTCGATCCTCGCCCTTCGCGGGGTATTCGTGTTTGACCGAGCCGCCGGCTTCAGTGACCTCGAGCAGACCATCGGTGCACCCGAAGACCACGGACTCTTTGAGTACAGCAGCGCCATGCAGACCTGGGCACTCGGGGAATTCGGCGATCAGGTTGCCTTTGTCATCGTAGGACGCGACACCGAGAGGCAGATTCTCATCGGGCATTGTCAGCAGGAAGCCATCCTGTCGGGGCACGGCGACTCCGTGGTGAGGGGCGGCGGCGGCTTTCGTGATGAACGGCTGGGGATTGTCACCCATCAACTCGATGTCGGTGTAGACGGCGGTGGCTCCGGTTCCGTCATAGTAAATCGCTGTCTTGGTGCCGGAGCGCTCAACATGGGTCGGTTTCTCGCCTGTCGCGACAACATCACTGATGCTCGGCTCAGCTTCCTTGACGTCGCTGTGGTCACCGTGAGAGACGAGGCCCAGCCCCGAATCCACCAGCCAGGTGTTACCAGATTCACCATCGGTAACCGCGAAACTACCGCTGTGTCCGAGTGCGGTCAGCGTGGGGTTCTTCCCCGCCGAGAAAGCTGCGAGCTCCTCGCCGCTGTCCGCATCACGCACGCTGACACCCTCGGGGGTGGAGAGAACGAGGCGTGCTTCAGCGTGTTCATGTGCCGTCGCGTCTGCGGGCTCAGTGGCAGGGGCAGAAGAGCAAGCACTGAATGCGAGGGTACCGATGCAGAGGGTGGACAAAATGATGAGTCGTTTCGTTTTCATCCCCCCACCATACGATAATGAGAATGAATATCAAAAACTCGGGGCGCCAGCTTTCCATGGAACGTGCGCTTCGTCACGACCCGGCGGCGTAAACATCGCAGCAACCCAGGTCGTGATCGGCACGGCCAGCACCAGGCCGATACTGCCGCAGAAGGTGCGCACAATCTCGACCGCAATATCCTCACGCGTCAAGAGCGACAGTACCGGGCGGTCGTAGAGATAGAGCAGCAGTAACACACTGAGGGAAGCACCGACGTAGGAGAAAAACACCGTGTATACGGTCGAGGCGATATGGTCGCGCCCGATCCGCATCGCCCTAGCGTAGACCTCACTGCGTGGCATGGCCGGAGCGGCTGCGCGCAGTTCCCATACCGCCGAGGCTTGGGTGATCGTCACGTCGTTCAGGATCCCGAGTCCCGCGATAATGATCGCGCAGGTGAGTAGCCCTCGGAAGTCGATCTGGGTTGCCACAGCCGAAAGGAAGCCCGCCGATTCATCACCTAAGCCGCTGAGCCTGGTCGTATGCACGGCTATCAGGGAGATTCCCGCCATGATGAGGATCCCGCAGAGCGTACCGACGAGGGCTGCGGTGGTGCGCATGGTGAAACCGTGCACGAAGAAGAGGATCACAAACATGATCGCGCTTGACCCGACAAGCGCAACGGGCACACCGGGGCTGCCGCTCACAAGTGCGGGCAGGATGAACGCGAGCAGCAGGAACGCGCTCACCCCCAGCGCAACGAGGGCGAGCAGCCCTCGGATCCTACCGACCCAGACGACAACCACCATGAACACAACGGCGAGCACCAAAAGCGGAAGCCCTCGGAACACTCCCGAGACACCGTAGGACGTTGCGGACACCTTGTAATTACGTTCAGATGATCCCTCTTGTTGCGCAGGATCCTGAGCCGGTGGGATCGCAGTAGCAGACAGCTCGATATTGTCCCCCACCTGAATCCCTGCGGAAGCGAGGGCACCTCGCACAGGGACCTGGATCATGCTTCCGGAGTCGGGGCCCGAACGCATTCCCACACTGAAGGTGAGGCAGTGACCTCCGAGATCAGCTTCAGCACCTTCGCAGCCTTCGGTGATCCCGAGCACTTCTCCCCGCTCGAGCGTCTGCCCTTGCGCCGCGGAGGCGCTCTGAGACGCTACCGCAGACACCTCGGCAGAGTTGGGCCAGAGCGTCACGAGACCAATCACAGTGGCCACAGCAACACACCCGAGAAGAACGAAGGTGACCCATTTCACAGCGCGGCCGGTCTCTACGCTGCCGTCTGTGAGGTCGTGGGAATGGGAATGGGAATGGGTGTGCGCTTCCCCGCGCACTCCCTTCCGTAAGGCCTGCCGCAAGCTGCTGAACACGGTTATCAATATAGCAATTCTGGTAGGAGCGATCTCCAGAATCTGATTCGGCGGCGAGACCCAGGAAGAGTTAGTGCCGGGAGATGCGAAGCGAATGCGCGACACGTGACAGTAGCATGGGACACACAGATACCGTCAACGCGATTTGCGCACATGAGAAGGACCCAGAATGACCGTAAGCGTCGGCGCCACCGGGACAGCGTTCAACCTTGACCCGCTCGACGGCGCGCGCGACCCGCGGCAACTGAATCGGCCGCTCTAACAAGGCTTCATTCGGGCAAGGCTTCAAGCGATTCTTTCAAAAGTACGCCGACTTTACCGGGCGAGCTTCTCCGCGGGAATTTTGGTGGGGATTTCTGGTGTTCATGCTCGCACGCCTGCTGCCTTACCTTCTCATGTTTGCAGGCGCGCTGGTGAGCGACTCTCTCGACCCTCGCTCGCCCGTCGCCGATTCCGTCAACAGCGTCCTGGGCCTTGCCTTGGTATTCATCTTGTTGCTTTTTTTGGCCAGTGAATTTGGAACGGTCCTCCCGATTCTCGCAGTCACCTGGCGCAGGCTCCACGATGCCAACCTGCCCGGCCCGTGGGCCCTGCTTTCGTTCATCCCGCTTTTGGGACAGGTGGTGCTACTTGTTCTCGTGCTGATGCCCTCGACCCCCGCGGGTCGCCGCTTCGACTACCAGGCCTGGGGTCCCGCGCCAGGGATCCCCCCGCAAGGGTACCCAACGCAGGCGTTCCAGCAGCCACCGCAATGAGCACTGGGCATGCCGCGTCTCGCCCTTGATACGCGGCACTAGCGCCGCCGGTTGAGAGAGGGCACGCTCAACCGGCGGCAAGGGCTAGGGTGTGTTGATTAAGTCCTTCGGGATGTTTCTCGGTAAAACTTAATGCATGGTGGTGCGTCAAGAGATCTCTGATGAAGTGTGGGCTGTGTTCGAGCCATTGATGCCGGTTCCTGCGGGACGTTCTCGTCCGTGGTCGGATCACCGGCTCGCGGTTGAGGGAATGGTGTGGAAGTACCGAACCGGGGCTCCTTGGCGGGACGTGCCGGAGCGGTTCGGGAAGTGGAACACGATATACAAACGCTTTACCAGGTGGGCAGAGGACGGCACCTGGGAGTTGCTACTCGCTGAGGTGCAGAAGCAGGCTGACCAGCTTGGGGCAATTGACTGGGTGGTATCGATTGATTCGACAATCGCGCGCGTGCATCAGCATGGTGCGACGCTGCCTCGCATCAAAAAGGGATCTGTCGAATTACAAGAATCCGCTCGTGGAGCCTGAGAATCATGCGATTGGTCGCTCGCGTGGCGGCCTGACAACGAAGGTGCATCTCGTTGCTGATGGGAAGGGTCGCCCGTTGGGGATGGTGGTGACTGCGGGGAACGTGAATGACACCACGATGTTTGCTGCGACGCTGGACGACATTCGGGTGCCGCGAGAACGGGGTCGTGCGCGTTCTCGTCCTGATCGAGTGCTCGCCGACAAGGGGTATCCTTCGCGGGCGAACCGTGCCTGGCTGCGGGCGCGCGGGATCGCGGCGACGATTCCCGAGCGCAGTGATCAGATCGCGAAGCGACGTAAACGGGCGGGCCGTCCGATCGAGTTCGGGGAAGAGCAGCAGCAGAGGTATCGGGGGCGGAATGTGGTTGAGCGGTGTTTCAATCGGTTGAAGCAGTGGCGCGGGATCGCGATGCGGTCTGACAAGCTTGCACGAAACTATCGGGCCGGTGTCGCGCTGGCGTCGATTTTGATCTGGATCAAAACAGACTTAATCAACACACCCTAGCTCAACCATGACATTAGCCAACTAGTTGCGCGGCAAGACAGGGTATCCCAGTAGCGCAATCGGGAAAGTTGCGTAGCGAATCATCCGCCTTGCGTAGCTCTACCGCGCACCCTCACCCACGCCACCCGCATCGACCCACACCGGCCCGCACGGACCCAAAACAGCGAAGCCATATTGGCGATTGAGGTTCATTCAACCGCCAGTATGGCTTCACTCATTGCGCGGGTCAGCGGCGACGGTTCACCCTAAGTCGGGCGGCTCCGACCGATCCTGCCACAACCGCTCCGGCTGCGAGGAGACCGACCCCGAGTATCGCGGGCGAGGTCAGGGGCTCTGATCCAGTGTTCGCAAGCTGGTTCCCATTCGGTCCAGGATTTTGGGGTCCAGGGTTCTGGGGTCCAGGCGTAGGAGGATTGGGGAGCTTAGTGCTGGGGCCTTTCTTTTTCGGATCTTTCGGAGTAACCCCGTCAGGGATCGCCGTGTTCGTCACGGTGCATACCGCATTGTCTCCCTTCTTTACCGTCACACTCGTCGCGGTGAACGAGGTGGCCCCCTCGCACTTCCAATCCGAAGCCTTATAGCCGGCCGGCCCGGTTTCTGAGAGCTTGTAGGTGCCCGCATCCACAAACACCTGAGTCACATCATCGGAGCCGCTCACCCCTGAAAGCTCATCGGAGTCACCCACCGCATGAAGCGTCCAGTCTTTCGGGCCAAAGGTCTTCTTCGTCTGACCGTTGTCAACAACCTTGACCAGGGTGAGCTGCGAGTCAGCGATCCTGAGCGGCGGGATCGGCGTCTCAGTCACGGTGTTCTCGAAGACGCAGGTGATGTCACTCAGGGGCTTGATTTCCACCTCGGCGACGTCGACGTAGGCACCATCCTCACCAACGTTGCACTGTAGCGAGTTCAAATAGTAGTCATCTGGCCCGGTTTCGCTCAGATCGTACTTCTTGCCGGGCTTCACGTAGATGTAGCTGCCGTTGGCAGACCCCGGCACCGACTGTGTCTCTGGAGCGGGCTGTGCCTCCGGAGCAGGCGGCTCTTCCTCTATCTCCTGCGGATCCGCGACGGCACCAGCCAACGGCAAAGCTTCCTTCTGCGGTGTCGCCACGAGATTCCAGTCCGAGGGAACCCGCGTTCCACCAACAACCCGCTTCACCATCTTGATCCTCGGCTTACAGCTCACCGTGTTCGTGACGTTTACAGTGTTGTCCCCCTCATCAAGCGTCAGTGTGTACGGAAGGTTCTGCGCCACAGCCGCACCGTTCAGGCTCGTCACCTGAGACGAATCAATCGTGCACACTGAGGGAACACCCGCGGTCGTCTCACCAATCGTCACGCTGTCCCCCGCAGTTTTGCCGGTCTGCTTCGATCCCCACGCGACCGACTCGCCATTCAGCTTGGGCGTCGCGCTCAAGCCATACGGCTGCTCGCCGTCAACGTAGCTCTCCCCGTCAACCACCCAGGTCTTATTGATCGTAATGTTGGTGTTCGGATCATCGGGAGGAGTATCCGAAGCACAGGTGGGAATCTCCCCAAGGAACGGGTAGCTGTGAAGCTCACCGCCGGTGCCCCCAAACCCGGGCTCAGAAACGTGCAGAATGCTTCCCGCGGTGAAGAAACGCCCCGCGACTCCCGGAACCGACACCTGAGCGGTGCTCGCTGGGTTTCCAATCAGCACACTCCCCTGGAACTGCTGGAACCCACGCAAGGCAATTGACTGCGCGTTCGGAAAGTTCCAGAGCAGGTGACTGCGATGCTGGTTCCAATCGCTCCAGTCGTCAATCGTGCCGCCGTTCGTAATGATCTGCGGCTCGGTGCCCAACATGTTGACGATGATCGTTGCGTCGTCAGGGATACCCTCGAAATCCACGCCTGCCAACGGGTTGAGTCCGGAGTCAGGAATCGAGCCCGGCACTTCAAAGATCTGCGTCATCGAGGTCCCGTCACCAACAAGGTGTACCATCTGGCCCACATAATCGACCCTGCCCGTGACCGGTTTCGTTGCGAGACAGGAGCTCCGAGCCGTTAGTCCCGGTACCACCCCGCGGTACTCCGAAGCGGCGGCAGGATCCTGCACCGACGGCGAATCAACATTCCCTTGAATGTCACCGGCCTCCGCATAGCGGATCCTGCCCGGGTTCGTCCAGATCGTGTTTCCTTCCGCGATCGAAAACTTCCCGCCGATCGTCAAGAAATCAGTTCCGTCCGGCGGCCGCACCTGCGACCCCTTGCCCACAAGACCGACGTTGTACCCCCGGTAGCTAAACTCGGGTCCCTTATTCTGCGTAAAGTTGCCGAGCGTGACAACCTTCCCCTCCATTTCAGCGGCCGAACCGGCCACGTCGATGTTGCCGCCAGCGAAGACGTTCACCGCTTCATCTCGGTAGCCGCGATCCTCGCTGATATCCGAGGTTGGGGGAAGTCACCCGGCGGACACGCGGGGCCCTCGCACGGGCCCGGCACAAAATCATTTGGATCAATCACGACGGCAGGGCGGACCCCCGCGCCCTTCGTTACGGAAGGCTGAGGCGCAACCGCCCCAGCACTGCCGGGCAGAAGCGCCACTCCTAGCCCGGCGACCAAAGCTGTCGCTGTGATCCTCCGCCAAACACCTTGGGAGTTGATGCTTCTCATGAGCGTATCCTGTTCGCTTTCGGGGTCGGCTCTCGCGCGCACGAAGACCTCTTCGCGCGCGCGACCGGCAAGCCGGTCCGACCTTTACCCCAAAGCTGATATTCACACTTCATCACTCATTGC
Proteins encoded:
- a CDS encoding choice-of-anchor A family protein translates to MNVFAGGNIDVAGSAAEMEGKVVTLGNFTQNKGPEFSYRGYNVGLVGKGSQVRPPDGTDFLTIGGKFSIAEGNTIWTNPGRIRYAEAGDIQGNVDSPSVQDPAAASEYRGVVPGLTARSSCLATKPVTGRVDYVGQMVHLVGDGTSMTQIFEVPGSIPDSGLNPLAGVDFEGIPDDATIIVNMLGTEPQIITNGGTIDDWSDWNQHRSHLLWNFPNAQSIALRGFQQFQGSVLIGNPASTAQVSVPGVAGRFFTAGSILHVSEPGFGGTGGELHSYPFLGEIPTCASDTPPDDPNTNITINKTWVVDGESYVDGEQPYGLSATPKLNGESVAWGSKQTGKTAGDSVTIGETTAGVPSVCTIDSSQVTSLNGAAVAQNLPYTLTLDEGDNTVNVTNTVSCKPRIKMVKRVVGGTRVPSDWNLVATPQKEALPLAGAVADPQEIEEEPPAPEAQPAPETQSVPGSANGSYIYVKPGKKYDLSETGPDDYYLNSLQCNVGEDGAYVDVAEVEIKPLSDITCVFENTVTETPIPPLRIADSQLTLVKVVDNGQTKKTFGPKDWTLHAVGDSDELSGVSGSDDVTQVFVDAGTYKLSETGPAGYKASDWKCEGATSFTATSVTVKKGDNAVCTVTNTAIPDGVTPKDPKKKGPSTKLPNPPTPGPQNPGPQNPGPNGNQLANTGSEPLTSPAILGVGLLAAGAVVAGSVGAARLRVNRRR